Proteins encoded together in one Roseibacterium elongatum DSM 19469 window:
- a CDS encoding alkane 1-monooxygenase — MIPAEQVQRFRNAMPFWASILLIPLILFVATQGGWWLILMPLSTWWLFTLLDAITGLNLENADLDTTEDQLFWYRLITMIWFPLQFAVIFGLIWYAQHSTHLSIGEKLGLFFGVGVISGTIGIVYSHELMHQKTRSERWLADLLLATVLYSHFRSEHLLVHHRYVGTPRDAVTARYNEGFHRFFPRVLVEGYGSAFRSEAAMLRRKGRAWYHPANPFWTFWALQAACLALAYALGGWGGLGLFVFQAFVAVWQLELTNYVEHYGLTRRYLGDGKYEHVLPRHSWNAAHTASNWLLINLQRHSDHHYKPHRRFPLLQNHSEDEAPQLPFGYPVMTVAAMIPPVWKRVMNKRVKAWRRKYYPDIADWHPYNKGLNPPPRGAA; from the coding sequence ATGATCCCCGCTGAACAAGTACAAAGATTTCGAAATGCCATGCCCTTTTGGGCGTCGATCCTGCTGATCCCGCTGATCCTGTTCGTGGCGACACAAGGAGGGTGGTGGCTGATCCTGATGCCGCTCAGCACCTGGTGGCTGTTCACGCTGCTGGATGCGATCACGGGGCTGAACCTGGAAAACGCCGATCTGGACACGACCGAAGATCAGCTTTTCTGGTATCGCCTGATCACGATGATCTGGTTTCCGCTGCAATTCGCGGTGATCTTCGGCCTGATCTGGTACGCCCAGCACAGCACCCACCTGAGCATCGGCGAAAAGCTGGGGCTGTTCTTTGGCGTCGGCGTGATTTCGGGCACCATCGGCATCGTCTACAGCCACGAGTTGATGCACCAGAAAACCAGATCCGAACGCTGGCTGGCCGATCTCCTTCTGGCGACGGTGCTGTACTCGCATTTCAGGTCTGAACACCTGTTGGTACACCACCGGTATGTCGGCACGCCACGCGACGCCGTGACGGCGCGCTACAACGAAGGGTTTCACCGCTTTTTCCCGCGCGTTCTGGTCGAAGGCTACGGGTCGGCCTTTCGGTCCGAGGCGGCCATGCTGCGGCGCAAGGGGCGGGCGTGGTATCACCCCGCCAACCCGTTCTGGACATTTTGGGCGCTCCAAGCGGCATGCCTGGCCTTGGCCTATGCGCTTGGCGGCTGGGGTGGCCTTGGCCTGTTCGTGTTTCAGGCCTTTGTCGCCGTCTGGCAGTTGGAGCTGACCAATTACGTCGAGCATTACGGCCTGACCCGGCGTTACCTTGGCGATGGCAAATACGAACATGTCCTGCCCCGCCATAGCTGGAACGCGGCGCACACGGCGTCGAACTGGCTGCTGATCAATCTGCAGCGCCATTCCGATCACCACTACAAGCCGCACCGCCGCTTTCCATTGTTGCAGAACCATTCCGAGGACGAGGCCCCGCAATTGCCCTTCGGCTACCCGGTGATGACCGTTGCCGCGATGATCCCGCCGGTCTGGAAACGCGTGATGAACAAGCGCGTCAAGGCGTGGCGCAGGAAATACTACCCCGACATCGCGGATTGGCACCCCTACAACAAAGGGCTGAATCCGCCCCCGCGCGGCGCGGCCTAA
- a CDS encoding NAD(P)-dependent oxidoreductase: protein MRITVIGATRGIGRKVMEEALSRGHHVRAVARSADKIDIEDENLEKLPGDATDAEDMAKAVADAEAVILAIGVPRNAKALMPTTLFSDAARAIIPAMEAAGIKRFLTVTGFGAGDSYAKLSWPEKVTFKAILGRAYADKAVQEDLIKASSLDWTIARPGILTDNKGTGRYQVLVEPETWRQGVIARADVAHYLVGAAENGTEIHKTPAIQR from the coding sequence ATGCGGATCACGGTTATCGGAGCGACCCGCGGCATCGGCCGCAAGGTGATGGAAGAGGCCCTGTCGCGCGGCCACCACGTGCGGGCCGTCGCGCGCAGCGCCGACAAGATCGACATCGAGGATGAGAACCTCGAAAAGTTGCCCGGCGATGCCACCGACGCAGAGGACATGGCCAAGGCCGTCGCCGATGCAGAGGCTGTCATTCTCGCTATTGGTGTGCCCCGCAATGCCAAGGCGCTGATGCCCACGACGCTGTTTTCCGACGCCGCGCGGGCGATCATCCCCGCGATGGAGGCCGCTGGCATTAAGCGGTTTCTGACCGTCACCGGCTTTGGGGCGGGCGACAGTTATGCCAAGCTGTCATGGCCCGAGAAGGTGACGTTCAAGGCGATTCTCGGCCGGGCCTATGCCGACAAGGCCGTGCAAGAGGATCTGATCAAGGCGTCGTCACTGGATTGGACGATCGCGCGCCCCGGCATCCTGACCGACAACAAGGGGACGGGCCGCTATCAGGTGCTGGTCGAGCCAGAGACGTGGCGCCAGGGCGTGATCGCACGCGCCGATGTCGCCCACTACCTGGTCGGCGCGGCCGAGAACGGCACCGAGATCCACAAGACCCCGGCCATTCAGCGTTAG
- a CDS encoding site-specific DNA-methyltransferase yields MTTNTKTPAAVLPLNSILSGDCIEAMRALPDACVDLIFADPPYNLQLKGTLHRPNNTQVDACDDHWDQFDSFRAYDEFTRAWLAEARRLLKPDGALWVIGSYHNIFRVGAELQNQGFWILNDVVWRKSNPMPNFRGKRLTNAHETMIWASRDEGAKYTFNYEALKELNDGVQMRSDWVIPICNGGERLKDDKGDKAHPTQKPEALLHRILVGCTKPGDVVLDPFFGTGTTGAVAKMLGRDWIGIEREEAYRKVAEKRLSKVRRFDKTALEVTQSKRAEPRVPFGQLVERGMLRPGEMLVSPRGQMAKVRADGTLIADDVKGSIHKVGATLEGAPSCNGWTYWHFRRDGKTVSIDVLRQQIRAEMGR; encoded by the coding sequence ATGACCACGAATACCAAGACACCGGCAGCTGTGCTGCCGCTCAATTCCATTTTGTCCGGCGATTGCATCGAGGCGATGCGCGCGCTTCCTGATGCGTGCGTGGACCTGATCTTTGCCGATCCGCCCTATAATTTGCAGCTCAAGGGCACCCTGCATCGTCCGAACAACACGCAAGTTGACGCCTGCGACGATCATTGGGACCAGTTCGACAGTTTCCGCGCCTATGACGAGTTCACCCGCGCCTGGCTGGCCGAGGCGCGTCGCCTGTTGAAACCCGACGGCGCGCTGTGGGTCATCGGCAGCTATCACAACATCTTCCGCGTCGGCGCCGAATTGCAGAACCAGGGCTTCTGGATCCTCAACGACGTGGTCTGGCGCAAATCGAACCCGATGCCCAATTTTCGGGGCAAGCGCCTGACCAATGCCCATGAGACGATGATCTGGGCCAGTCGCGACGAGGGGGCGAAATACACCTTCAACTACGAGGCGTTGAAAGAGTTGAACGACGGCGTGCAGATGCGGTCAGACTGGGTCATCCCGATCTGCAATGGCGGCGAGCGGCTGAAGGACGACAAGGGCGACAAGGCCCACCCGACGCAAAAGCCCGAGGCATTGCTGCATCGCATCCTTGTCGGGTGCACCAAGCCGGGCGATGTCGTGCTCGACCCGTTCTTCGGCACCGGCACCACCGGGGCCGTGGCCAAGATGCTGGGCCGCGACTGGATCGGGATCGAACGGGAAGAGGCCTATCGCAAGGTCGCCGAAAAGCGCCTGTCAAAGGTCCGCCGCTTCGACAAGACCGCGCTGGAGGTCACGCAATCCAAGCGGGCCGAACCGCGCGTGCCCTTTGGTCAGCTGGTCGAGCGGGGCATGTTGCGGCCCGGCGAGATGCTGGTCAGCCCACGGGGCCAGATGGCCAAGGTGCGCGCCGACGGCACGCTGATCGCCGATGACGTCAAGGGGTCGATCCACAAGGTTGGCGCGACGCTCGAGGGGGCGCCATCATGCAACGGCTGGACCTATTGGCATTTCCGCCGTGATGGGAAAACCGTGTCCATCGACGTGCTGCGCCAGCAGATCCGCGCCGAGATGGGCCGCTGA
- a CDS encoding ribonuclease HII — MRSVPDFSREAALGGRVAGVDEVGRGPLAGPVTAAAVVLDPGRLPPGLNDSKKLTAARRTALGTAIEAHAEVSLGWASVEEIDAINIRNAALLAMRRAVEGLPTPPTHALIDGNAIPDGLPCPATAVVKGDALSLSISAASIIAKVARDAVMIRLAEEFPGYGWEKNAGYPTKLHLQGLQDIGVTPHHRRSFRPVHNILCA, encoded by the coding sequence ATGCGCAGTGTTCCCGATTTCAGCCGCGAGGCGGCCCTTGGCGGTCGCGTCGCCGGCGTGGACGAGGTGGGCCGCGGCCCGCTGGCGGGTCCGGTCACCGCCGCAGCGGTCGTGCTGGACCCTGGCAGGTTGCCGCCCGGCCTGAACGACTCCAAGAAACTCACCGCCGCGCGCCGCACGGCGTTGGGGACGGCCATCGAGGCCCATGCCGAGGTCAGCCTGGGGTGGGCCAGCGTCGAAGAGATCGACGCGATCAACATTCGCAACGCCGCCCTGCTGGCCATGCGCCGCGCGGTCGAGGGGCTGCCGACGCCGCCCACCCATGCGCTGATCGACGGCAACGCGATCCCCGACGGGTTGCCTTGCCCGGCCACGGCCGTGGTCAAGGGCGATGCCCTGTCGCTGTCGATTTCCGCCGCCTCGATCATTGCCAAGGTCGCCCGCGACGCGGTGATGATACGCTTGGCCGAGGAATTCCCCGGCTACGGGTGGGAGAAGAACGCAGGCTATCCGACAAAACTGCATCTTCAGGGACTCCAAGATATTGGGGTCACACCGCACCATAGACGTTCCTTCCGCCCCGTGCACAATATCTTGTGTGCCTAA
- a CDS encoding winged helix-turn-helix domain-containing protein, with protein sequence MPESTTSVTETRVGTTRVIQLGVLVVVAILVASAVLLFVNLPDADAFNEAVQTIFVVNDVRDPDAIRMLEVLAQTGTTFSKVLGSYRTIIFVLMVFASALLVACLIFLITIITLNRRMGEIERQGIQVSSLILSREEGVVLINNLEFKLTQAAMETLSVLAEARMDDDVLTGSQIEAMVSGKLESDVDEAAGATRIKRLRDTLGNQIVSELLVKNIARKGYVLAIDKKVIRMM encoded by the coding sequence ATGCCGGAGAGTACTACCTCCGTTACTGAAACACGGGTCGGCACGACACGTGTCATCCAGTTGGGGGTTCTGGTCGTGGTCGCCATCCTGGTGGCCTCGGCGGTCTTGCTGTTCGTGAACCTGCCCGATGCCGACGCCTTCAACGAGGCGGTTCAAACCATCTTCGTCGTGAACGACGTGCGCGACCCCGACGCGATCCGCATGCTCGAGGTACTGGCGCAAACCGGCACCACCTTTTCCAAGGTTCTGGGCAGCTATCGCACCATCATCTTCGTGCTGATGGTCTTCGCCTCGGCGCTGTTGGTGGCGTGTCTGATCTTTCTGATCACGATCATCACCCTCAACCGCCGCATGGGCGAGATCGAGCGCCAGGGCATCCAGGTTTCGTCGCTGATCCTCAGCCGCGAGGAGGGGGTCGTTCTGATCAACAACCTCGAGTTCAAGCTGACACAGGCGGCGATGGAAACGCTGAGCGTTCTGGCCGAGGCGCGTATGGACGACGATGTTCTGACCGGTTCGCAGATCGAGGCCATGGTGTCGGGCAAGCTGGAATCCGACGTGGACGAGGCCGCCGGCGCGACCCGCATCAAGCGGTTGCGCGACACATTGGGCAACCAGATCGTCAGCGAATTGCTGGTCAAGAACATCGCGCGCAAGGGCTATGTGCTGGCCATCGACAAGAAGGTCATCCGCATGATGTGA
- a CDS encoding twin-arginine translocation signal domain-containing protein, with amino-acid sequence MSSEDDKKKTLTDDQITTDHQPQKTDRRGFLGLMAAGGAAAGTATLTGGSAHAQVIDSDNGAWRDRGGCGRGSGGVYTGYTDADNGSGGTDRPGYGRGAPYC; translated from the coding sequence ATGTCCAGCGAAGACGACAAGAAGAAGACACTGACCGACGATCAGATCACAACCGACCATCAGCCCCAGAAGACGGACCGCCGTGGGTTCCTTGGGCTGATGGCGGCCGGTGGGGCCGCCGCGGGCACCGCGACACTGACCGGAGGGTCGGCCCATGCCCAGGTGATCGATAGCGACAACGGCGCGTGGAGGGACCGTGGCGGCTGCGGCCGTGGGTCGGGTGGTGTCTATACCGGCTATACCGACGCCGATAACGGATCGGGTGGCACCGACCGCCCAGGGTATGGCCGCGGGGCGCCCTACTGCTGA
- a CDS encoding cupin domain-containing protein: MTDSDFGFDWTIAPEKRDTFFTDYFEKKPMVVRRNDPDYYKALLSYEDIDRVITTMGLHHPEINVTKAGGTITPEDFAYESGMIDPVRVNQLFADGATVILSGLHERLPKLARYCRALEAVMSCRVQTNIYMTQAQTQGFKAHYDNHDVVVLQIEGTKEWRIYDTPVDLPLNSQAFNPHDVEIGEETDRFLLHPGDMLYVPRGLAHDAVATGEPSLHITTGLMLRTWADLMAEAVHVLAHDDVAFRRALPPGHANAGFDATEHAATYAALIDKLADAPLAKLLASFKMEFLMNRVPRVEGQMAQLARLDGLSVGDRVGARPHLIYDLARLDEDGIVRLVSQGTEIVMPDFAHDTLAYAVSHDDFTIADMPGELDDAGKLVLVKRLIREGLLMLH; this comes from the coding sequence ATGACTGACAGCGATTTCGGCTTCGACTGGACCATTGCGCCCGAAAAGCGCGACACCTTTTTCACCGACTATTTCGAAAAGAAACCGATGGTCGTGCGCCGCAACGATCCCGATTACTACAAGGCGTTGCTGAGCTACGAGGATATCGACCGGGTCATCACCACGATGGGCCTGCACCATCCCGAGATCAACGTCACCAAGGCCGGGGGCACCATCACCCCCGAGGATTTCGCCTACGAGTCCGGCATGATTGATCCCGTCCGGGTGAACCAGTTGTTTGCCGACGGGGCCACGGTGATCCTGTCGGGGCTGCACGAACGTCTGCCCAAACTGGCGCGGTATTGCCGCGCGCTCGAGGCGGTCATGTCCTGCCGTGTGCAGACGAACATCTACATGACCCAGGCCCAGACCCAGGGGTTCAAGGCCCATTACGACAACCACGATGTCGTCGTGCTGCAGATCGAAGGCACCAAGGAATGGCGCATCTACGACACGCCGGTCGACCTGCCCCTGAACAGTCAGGCCTTCAACCCGCACGATGTCGAGATCGGCGAGGAAACCGACCGGTTCCTGCTGCATCCGGGCGACATGCTGTATGTGCCGCGCGGTCTGGCCCACGACGCCGTCGCCACGGGCGAGCCGTCGCTGCACATCACCACCGGCCTGATGCTGCGGACATGGGCCGACCTGATGGCCGAGGCCGTGCATGTTCTGGCCCATGACGATGTTGCGTTTCGTCGCGCGCTGCCCCCCGGCCATGCGAATGCCGGGTTCGATGCCACGGAGCATGCCGCGACCTACGCGGCCCTGATCGACAAACTGGCCGATGCGCCGTTGGCCAAGCTGCTGGCCAGCTTCAAGATGGAGTTCCTGATGAACCGCGTGCCACGGGTTGAAGGGCAGATGGCGCAACTGGCCCGGCTGGACGGGTTGAGCGTCGGTGACCGCGTTGGTGCGCGCCCGCATCTGATCTACGACCTTGCGCGGCTGGACGAGGACGGGATCGTCCGGCTGGTGTCCCAGGGGACCGAAATCGTGATGCCCGATTTTGCCCATGACACGCTGGCCTATGCGGTGTCGCACGATGATTTCACGATTGCGGACATGCCGGGCGAGTTGGACGATGCCGGCAAACTGGTTCTGGTCAAGCGGCTGATCCGCGAAGGCCTGTTGATGCTGCACTGA
- a CDS encoding putative PEP-binding protein yields the protein MKTLARGLGQIAATVWPEPAIVRMSDFKTNEYSALLGGAGFEPEEENPMIGFRGAARYTSAEYKAGFQLECAAIRYLRDTMGFANVIAMIPFCRTPEEADGVLEVMAAAGLRRGENGFQVYVMCEVPSNVILAEAFAERFDGFSIGSNDLTQLTLGVDRDSGALAHLFRERDPAVLWMIRHVIERAHAAGRKVGLCGQAPSNDPAFAQILVDAGIDTISVTPDSFFAVKTIVAEAERNSSTG from the coding sequence GTGAAAACGCTTGCGCGCGGCCTTGGCCAGATCGCTGCAACGGTCTGGCCCGAACCGGCCATCGTGCGGATGAGCGACTTCAAGACGAACGAGTATTCCGCGCTGCTTGGCGGGGCGGGGTTCGAGCCGGAGGAGGAAAACCCGATGATCGGGTTCCGTGGTGCGGCCCGCTATACCTCGGCCGAGTACAAGGCCGGGTTCCAGCTGGAATGCGCCGCGATCCGGTATCTGCGCGACACGATGGGCTTTGCGAATGTGATCGCGATGATCCCGTTCTGCCGCACCCCCGAAGAGGCGGATGGCGTGCTTGAGGTGATGGCCGCGGCCGGACTGAGACGAGGCGAGAACGGCTTTCAGGTCTATGTCATGTGCGAGGTGCCCTCGAACGTGATCCTGGCCGAGGCATTTGCCGAACGCTTCGACGGGTTTTCCATCGGGTCGAACGACCTGACCCAACTGACCCTGGGGGTCGATCGCGACTCGGGCGCCCTTGCGCATCTGTTCCGCGAGCGCGACCCGGCGGTGTTGTGGATGATCCGGCATGTCATCGAGCGCGCCCATGCCGCGGGCCGGAAGGTGGGCCTGTGTGGGCAGGCCCCCTCGAACGATCCGGCCTTTGCGCAGATCCTCGTCGATGCAGGGATCGATACGATCTCGGTGACGCCGGACAGCTTTTTCGCGGTCAAGACCATCGTGGCCGAGGCCGAGCGCAACAGCTCGACCGGGTGA
- the ppsA gene encoding phosphoenolpyruvate synthase, translating into MATGEAGASTPSIIWFDDLSRGDVGLVGGKNASLGEMVQELSQAGIRVPPGFATTSDAFWAFLDHNDLRPGISAAIDAWDGGKASLQQTGQAIRNMVLRGDWPEALRADLLSAHARLCDRTGHPDLSVAVRSSATAEDLPNASFAGQQETFLNVSGGEALLDACRRCYASLFTDRALSYRRVQGFDHLSVALSVGVQQMVRSDTGGSGVMFSIDTESGFDKLVLINAAWGLGENVVQGAVTPDEYQVFKPFLDDPDLVPVVEKALGAKEIKMILSSDPARPTRNVPTSRAERAHFVLSDAEIVELARAAVTIEAHYGCAMDMEWARDGDTGDLFIVQARPETVQSRLEDAAMKSYTVKSPGKPLLTGLSVGSAAASGQVCLIESAADIDRFVDGGILVTGTTDPDWVPIMKRASAIVTDSGGRTSHAAIVSRELGLPAIVGTGNATFLLHDGQEVTVSCAEGSGGVVYDGLAEIEVETLHHDTIPDTRTRVMLNIANPSAAARWWRLPAAGVGLARMEFVIANTIKAHPMALLHPDRLGEAERVEIAHLIRGHDSAEDSL; encoded by the coding sequence ATGGCCACCGGTGAAGCGGGCGCATCGACGCCAAGTATCATCTGGTTCGACGACCTGAGCCGTGGCGATGTCGGACTTGTCGGCGGCAAGAACGCGTCGCTGGGGGAAATGGTGCAGGAGTTGTCCCAGGCCGGCATTCGGGTGCCGCCGGGTTTTGCCACCACCTCCGATGCGTTCTGGGCGTTCCTCGATCACAACGACCTGCGGCCCGGCATTTCGGCGGCCATCGACGCATGGGATGGTGGCAAGGCCAGCCTGCAACAGACCGGTCAGGCCATTCGCAACATGGTGCTGCGCGGGGACTGGCCCGAGGCGTTGCGCGCCGATCTTCTGTCGGCCCATGCCAGGCTGTGCGACCGCACCGGCCATCCCGATCTGTCGGTTGCCGTGCGATCCTCGGCCACGGCCGAGGACCTGCCCAATGCCAGTTTCGCCGGGCAGCAGGAAACCTTTCTCAATGTCAGCGGGGGTGAGGCGCTTCTCGATGCCTGTCGGCGTTGCTATGCCTCGCTGTTCACCGATCGCGCGCTCAGCTATCGGCGCGTGCAGGGCTTCGATCACCTGTCGGTGGCCTTGTCGGTCGGGGTGCAGCAGATGGTGCGCTCGGACACGGGCGGGTCGGGGGTGATGTTCTCGATCGATACCGAGTCCGGCTTTGACAAGCTGGTGCTGATCAACGCGGCCTGGGGCCTTGGGGAAAACGTGGTGCAGGGGGCGGTGACCCCTGACGAATACCAGGTGTTCAAGCCGTTTCTGGACGATCCCGATCTGGTGCCCGTGGTCGAAAAGGCGCTCGGGGCGAAAGAGATCAAGATGATCCTGTCCTCGGATCCCGCGCGCCCGACCCGCAATGTCCCGACCTCGAGGGCCGAACGGGCCCATTTCGTCCTGTCCGATGCCGAGATCGTCGAGCTTGCGCGGGCCGCCGTCACGATCGAGGCGCATTACGGCTGTGCGATGGACATGGAATGGGCCCGCGATGGCGACACCGGCGATCTGTTCATCGTGCAGGCCCGCCCCGAAACGGTGCAGTCGCGCCTCGAAGATGCTGCCATGAAAAGCTACACGGTCAAGTCGCCGGGCAAACCCTTGCTGACCGGGCTTTCCGTTGGCAGCGCCGCCGCAAGCGGGCAAGTGTGCCTGATCGAGAGTGCCGCCGATATCGACCGCTTTGTCGATGGGGGCATCCTGGTGACCGGCACGACCGACCCCGATTGGGTGCCGATCATGAAGCGCGCCAGCGCCATCGTGACGGATTCGGGCGGGCGCACCAGCCATGCCGCCATCGTCAGCCGGGAATTGGGTCTGCCAGCGATTGTCGGGACCGGCAATGCGACGTTCCTGTTGCATGACGGGCAGGAGGTGACGGTGTCTTGCGCCGAGGGGTCGGGCGGCGTGGTCTATGACGGTCTGGCCGAGATCGAGGTCGAAACCCTTCATCACGACACGATCCCGGACACGCGCACACGGGTCATGCTGAACATCGCCAACCCCTCGGCCGCGGCCCGGTGGTGGCGCCTGCCCGCCGCCGGGGTCGGTTTGGCACGGATGGAATTCGTGATCGCCAACACGATCAAGGCGCATCCCATGGCGCTGCTGCATCCCGACCGTCTGGGCGAGGCCGAACGCGTGGAGATCGCCCACCTGATCCGGGGCCATGACAGCGCCGAGGATTCTTTGTGA
- a CDS encoding LacI family DNA-binding transcriptional regulator, whose amino-acid sequence MTLRDVAEVAGVSEMTVSRVLRQRGDVSAKTRERVFAAARQLGYVPNKIAGALASNRVNLVGVVIPSLSNMVFPDVLGGIGDILDETPLQPVIGTSKYDPVHEEHVIYEMLSWRPSGLIVAGLEHTEAARAMMANAGIPMVEVMDVDGDPVAAAVGISHEAAGRQMAGEIVRRGYRRIGYLGSSSIADHRAQKRLKGFRQGLAEAGVPLSDECFYAGSSGFGTGRAMTQEILAKTPDLDFLYYNTDMNAAGGLLYLLEKGVSIPDQIGLAGFNCFEVLNGLPLRIASMDSRRKDIGRRAAELVAANELTDEVVRFDPVFLEGDTVRRG is encoded by the coding sequence ATGACCCTGCGCGATGTGGCAGAGGTCGCGGGCGTCTCTGAAATGACGGTCAGCCGGGTCTTGCGGCAACGGGGGGATGTCTCGGCCAAGACCCGCGAACGTGTCTTTGCCGCCGCGCGCCAGCTTGGCTATGTGCCGAACAAGATCGCGGGGGCCCTCGCCTCGAACCGCGTCAACCTTGTCGGCGTCGTGATCCCGTCGCTGTCGAACATGGTGTTTCCCGATGTGCTTGGCGGTATTGGCGATATCCTCGATGAAACGCCGCTGCAGCCGGTGATCGGCACGTCGAAATACGACCCCGTCCACGAAGAGCATGTGATCTACGAAATGCTCAGCTGGCGGCCCTCGGGGCTGATCGTTGCGGGCCTGGAACACACCGAGGCCGCCCGCGCGATGATGGCCAATGCCGGCATCCCGATGGTCGAGGTGATGGATGTCGACGGCGACCCGGTCGCGGCCGCCGTCGGGATCAGCCACGAGGCCGCCGGACGGCAGATGGCGGGCGAGATCGTGCGCCGCGGGTATCGCCGCATCGGCTATCTGGGCTCGTCCTCCATCGCGGATCATCGGGCACAGAAGCGGCTGAAAGGGTTCCGGCAAGGTCTGGCCGAGGCCGGGGTCCCGCTGAGCGACGAATGCTTTTATGCAGGCAGTTCGGGCTTCGGCACCGGGCGGGCGATGACGCAGGAAATCCTGGCGAAAACCCCTGATCTCGATTTTCTCTATTACAACACCGACATGAATGCCGCGGGCGGGTTGCTGTACCTGCTTGAGAAGGGTGTTTCGATCCCGGATCAAATCGGCCTTGCCGGCTTCAATTGTTTCGAAGTTCTCAACGGCCTGCCCTTGCGGATCGCCTCGATGGACAGTCGGCGCAAGGATATCGGCCGCCGCGCCGCCGAGCTTGTGGCCGCCAACGAACTGACCGATGAGGTCGTCCGGTTCGATCCGGTGTTCCTCGAGGGGGACACAGTCCGCCGCGGCTGA
- a CDS encoding LysR family transcriptional regulator, with translation MDQLNYHHLRYFREVAHQGNLTRAAERLNLSQSALSSQIKTLEARLGHPLFDRVGRELRLSEVGRIALDHADRIFGTGEELLATLARVGPARTPLRIGALSTLSRNFQMEFLRPVLGHPETGIVLRSGNAQTLLDALKSLALDVVLTNEAPIYDENASFTAHRIADQPVSLHGVPGRLHHDSLQGLLQAEPFIVPTESTIRTGFDALAATLGVRPHVAAEVDDMAMVRLLTREGIGVAIAPPVVFADEIASGTLSRAPFDLDILETFFAVTVPRSFPHPMLKTLLAQA, from the coding sequence ATGGATCAGTTGAACTATCATCACCTGCGCTATTTCCGCGAGGTCGCCCATCAAGGCAACCTCACACGGGCCGCCGAGCGGCTGAACCTGTCGCAATCGGCCCTGTCGAGCCAGATCAAGACCCTCGAAGCGCGCTTGGGTCATCCGCTGTTCGATCGTGTTGGCCGCGAGCTGCGATTGAGCGAGGTCGGGCGTATCGCGCTGGACCATGCGGATCGGATTTTCGGCACCGGGGAAGAGTTGCTCGCCACGCTCGCCCGGGTGGGGCCGGCCCGCACGCCCCTGCGGATCGGGGCGCTTTCCACCCTGTCGCGCAATTTTCAGATGGAGTTTCTGCGCCCCGTGCTAGGCCACCCCGAGACTGGCATCGTTCTGAGGTCCGGCAATGCGCAAACGCTGCTGGATGCGCTGAAATCGCTGGCCCTTGATGTCGTGCTGACGAACGAGGCCCCGATCTACGACGAAAACGCCAGCTTCACCGCACACAGGATCGCCGATCAACCCGTCAGCCTGCATGGTGTGCCCGGCCGTCTGCATCATGACAGCCTGCAGGGTCTGCTTCAGGCCGAGCCATTCATCGTTCCGACCGAAAGCACGATCCGCACAGGGTTCGACGCGCTGGCGGCAACACTGGGCGTTCGCCCCCATGTGGCGGCGGAGGTGGATGACATGGCCATGGTCCGACTGCTGACACGCGAGGGGATCGGCGTGGCCATTGCGCCGCCGGTCGTCTTTGCCGACGAGATCGCGTCAGGCACCCTCAGCCGCGCGCCCTTCGACCTCGACATTCTCGAAACCTTTTTCGCCGTGACCGTGCCGCGCAGCTTTCCGCACCCGATGCTCAAGACCCTGCTGGCCCAGGCGTGA